CCTTGAACAGGGACAGCCACGATTGCTCGAAATGACCTGCGAAAAAGTCGAAGGCAAACGGCTCAGCGTTCTCACGAGCGACGTTTTAGCTGTTCAGATCTACGAGAAAACGGCGGCATCCGGGGGAAGCAAACGCCCAGGCTTTTCACTCGACAGCTAATCCCTGTGGGAACGGACACCAACGAACGGGTTCTTCAGTTTGAAGGCGTGAATTTTTGCTGGCCCTGCGGAACCCGCGCTCTGGACCGATGCAGCTTCAGCGTTCCAGCTCCAGGTCTGTGGATGCTTGTTGGCAGCAACGGGAGCGGGAAAAGCACCCTGTTTCGAATGATTGGGGGGTTGATCCAACCACAAGCGGGACGCGTGGACTGCAAGGTTCAAACGGCCTTGGTGTTCCAAAATCCCGACCACCAACTCCTGCTCCCAAGTTGCGGCAGCAACCTTCTCCTGAACCTCCCCCCCACGCTTGCCCCTTCCCTCAAACGCAAGCGGATCGCCCATCTGCTTGAACAGGTTGGACTTGCTGGTATGGCGGCCCGGCAAATTCACACGTTGAGTGGAGGCCAAAAGCAACGTCTGGCAATCGCTGGCGCTCTAGCCAGCGAAGCAAAACTTTTACTCCTTGACGAACCGACAGCCCTACTGGACCCATCCAGCCAAAGCTCGGTCTTGGCAACGGTGCAACAGTTGTGTCACCGCTCACTCAATCCACTCACAGCTCTGTGGATCACGCATCGGCTGGATGAACTGGACCATGCTGATGGCGCAGCACTGATGAAAAAAGGCATGGTTGGCCCCTGGGAGAAAGGCCTTTCCTTGCGCCGCACGCTCAAGGCACTTGCCTAAGTCAGGGCCAGACAGTTAAGGTCTCCTGGTCTCAATCCTCGGTAGCTCAGCGGTAGAGCGGTCGACTGTTAATCGATTGGTCGCAGGTTCGAATCCCGCCCGGGGAGTTTTTTAATGACTGTCATCACCCACAAGGTGGTGACTTTTTTTGGTCTTAGCAGCACTATTTTTTCTTCAATCAGAGAAAATTTTCCACTGCATGCCATCCAAATCAAAAGATTTCCTGTAGAGGCGCGCGAGCCAATCTCTGAGTTACTACGTCAAACCCCTGTCAGGCAAAGGGCTTTTAGAGGCATGCCAACTCCGAAGGACAGCTCCTGAATTCTGCACAAATTGGTTGATCTTGAGAGAATTACTCCTTAATGACGCGGCACTACCTCGTCCAACTGTTTTTTCGCCAGCATTTTGATGAAACCTTCCATCCTGCTGATCGAAGACGACCGGGACATGAGCGAACTGGTAGGTGGACACCTCGAGCACAGCGGTTTTGATGTTCAGCGAGCCGATGACGGCATTAAGGGCCAGGCACTTGCCTTGCAATACACCCCAGATTTAATTCTCCTTGATTTAATGCTGCCCAATGTGGACGGGCTCACGCTCTGCCAACGACTTCGCCGCGATGAAAGAACGGCATCCATCCCCATCCTGATGCTGACCGCCTTGGGTGGTACGAAGGACAAGGTGAGTGGGTTTAATTCGGGCGCCGATGATTACCTCACAAAACCATTCGATCTTGAAGAGCTTCAAGCACGGGTGAAAGCGCTCCTTAGGCGTAGCGACAGAGCTCCTATCGGAACGTCGGGAAATCATCACGAAATTCTGAGCTACGGACCCTTGACCTTGGTACCTGAGCGCTTTGAGGCGATCTGGTTCGAGCATCCGGTGCGACTCACCCACTTGGAATTCGAGCTTCTTCATTGCCTGCTCCAACGCCACGGTCAAACCGTTGCACCCTCTCTCATCCTCAAGGAAGTTTGGGGTTACGAGCCAGACGACGACATTGAAACGATTCGCGTTCACGTCCGTCACCTGCGCACGAAATTAGAACCAGATCCACGCAA
The window above is part of the Synechococcus sp. WH 8020 genome. Proteins encoded here:
- a CDS encoding ABC transporter ATP-binding protein gives rise to the protein MGTDTNERVLQFEGVNFCWPCGTRALDRCSFSVPAPGLWMLVGSNGSGKSTLFRMIGGLIQPQAGRVDCKVQTALVFQNPDHQLLLPSCGSNLLLNLPPTLAPSLKRKRIAHLLEQVGLAGMAARQIHTLSGGQKQRLAIAGALASEAKLLLLDEPTALLDPSSQSSVLATVQQLCHRSLNPLTALWITHRLDELDHADGAALMKKGMVGPWEKGLSLRRTLKALA
- a CDS encoding response regulator transcription factor yields the protein MKPSILLIEDDRDMSELVGGHLEHSGFDVQRADDGIKGQALALQYTPDLILLDLMLPNVDGLTLCQRLRRDERTASIPILMLTALGGTKDKVSGFNSGADDYLTKPFDLEELQARVKALLRRSDRAPIGTSGNHHEILSYGPLTLVPERFEAIWFEHPVRLTHLEFELLHCLLQRHGQTVAPSLILKEVWGYEPDDDIETIRVHVRHLRTKLEPDPRKPRFIKTVYGAGYCLELPTGSQLDGLQDVLAQARQDREQKAEATNRATA